A region of Pseudarthrobacter sp. NIBRBAC000502770 DNA encodes the following proteins:
- a CDS encoding ribose-phosphate diphosphokinase: MSEITAHGEKKLVLASGRAHPELAREIAKELGTELLPLDAYDFANGEIYVRAGESVRGTDAFVIQAHPAPLNNHLMEQLIMIDSLKRASAKRITVVSPFYPYARQDKKGRGREPISARLVADLYKTAGADRIMSVDLHTSQIQGFFDGPVDHLMAIPLLADYIRTRVGSDNITVVSPDTGRVRVAEQWAERLGGAPLAFVHKSRDLTVPNQAVSKTVVGQIEGRTCVLIDDMIDTGGTISGAVTVLKNAGAKDVIIAATHAVFSDPAARRLSESGAREVVVTNTLPLNSSQRFPQLTVLSIAPLIARAIHEVFDDGSVTSLFDGKA, from the coding sequence ATGAGCGAAATTACGGCGCACGGCGAGAAGAAGCTGGTGCTCGCCTCCGGGCGGGCACATCCTGAGCTGGCAAGGGAAATCGCCAAGGAGCTCGGCACCGAACTCCTCCCGCTGGATGCCTACGACTTCGCCAACGGTGAGATCTACGTCCGGGCCGGTGAAAGCGTCCGCGGTACCGACGCCTTCGTGATCCAGGCCCACCCCGCCCCGCTGAACAACCACCTCATGGAACAGCTGATCATGATCGATTCGCTGAAGCGTGCCTCCGCCAAGCGGATCACGGTGGTTTCGCCGTTCTACCCCTATGCCCGCCAGGACAAGAAGGGCCGCGGCCGCGAGCCGATCTCCGCCCGGCTGGTGGCGGACCTCTACAAGACCGCCGGTGCGGACCGCATCATGAGCGTGGACCTGCACACCTCCCAGATCCAGGGCTTCTTCGATGGCCCGGTTGACCACCTGATGGCCATCCCGCTGCTGGCCGACTACATCCGCACCCGGGTGGGTTCGGACAACATCACCGTGGTGTCGCCGGACACCGGCCGCGTCCGTGTCGCCGAACAGTGGGCCGAACGGCTGGGCGGCGCGCCCCTGGCCTTCGTCCACAAGAGCCGCGACCTCACCGTCCCCAACCAGGCCGTCTCCAAGACCGTCGTGGGCCAGATCGAGGGCCGCACCTGCGTCCTGATCGACGACATGATCGACACCGGCGGAACCATCTCCGGGGCCGTCACCGTCCTGAAGAACGCCGGCGCCAAGGATGTCATCATCGCGGCCACCCATGCCGTGTTCTCCGACCCCGCAGCCCGGCGCCTCTCCGAGTCAGGTGCACGCGAAGTGGTGGTCACCAACACGCTGCCGCTGAATTCGTCCCAGCGCTTCCCGCAGCTCACGGTGCTTTCCATCGCCCCTTTGATTGCAAGGGCCATCCATGAAGTGTTCGACGACGGTTCGGTCACCAGCCTCTTCGACGGCAAGGCCTAG
- a CDS encoding LuxR C-terminal-related transcriptional regulator, translating into MERICNLVRNGTHQAVFIMAGPGIGKSAVTDAVTDRLAGTMSILRIHASSALAGVPFGVLTPYTGDLTAEESVSPVAVLRSMWSYFEKLKGTGSSPVLLAVDDAHHLDDASAGVLAEVISAGWATVVAAARPRPGLPQPLDQLWYDGLAERVDLRPLNHEQIEEVLAHILDGTVPGATVDAIWNASGGNPRLLDALLHDAAEAGVLAKRNGIWMLLGELPADGARLAAVVAKDHLRRGPEEQEALKLIALAGPVGRKVIEDISGAAVVRSLLDQQMIVEAPGIPAELSMWNGLFAGAIRNTVSVSRSLQLLEKVKAHQNPTLLQGEGRLRSVEWALECGIRVSDEEMLAAAKEALLRFRNHSARSIAARIHHPPLVPLAQAIQARALYNEGAYADAAALLDGCWLPLADDTEGPAVLMLRVSAHQALGRSVGVVADDVERHPALSGGEDSWQEELLHLLQLGADVNVAALEDAVNGMRTRRTGTAGEPLRALAEGLLAHALASAGRPVEGLEAALLAASELPPLEGSLFFFPEFVLGRLVSDYLAMGEWESAEREINHYAAANSPGAATFNGSLQLLQGYSLLRQGRMERAYQVLLPAVEALRLNDPLQLYRFGSALGFYAAARLGDAEQARRLEQDHKDAAAGWPAHDLLAEAYVAAAAEYLARDGKGLAALQTLMTTTEASARTGNLLEVLAMCWDLGDPSVVPMVQAAARGVEGRWAEALLTLATAWEGADGDTLMATAASLEEAGFVNLAREAYARASTVLEQVGERRRSRQAVAQREKCDHELGERFREGRFIAAAPAVRLTRREQDIVELAVQGLTDREIAQRLMVSVRTVEGHLYRTYVKLGVRSRDELESALPK; encoded by the coding sequence GTGGAACGGATCTGCAACCTGGTCCGGAACGGCACGCACCAGGCGGTGTTCATCATGGCCGGCCCCGGCATCGGAAAGTCGGCCGTGACGGATGCCGTGACGGATCGGCTCGCAGGAACGATGAGCATCCTGCGCATCCATGCCAGTTCTGCCCTGGCTGGCGTGCCGTTCGGGGTGCTGACCCCCTACACGGGGGACCTCACCGCTGAAGAGTCCGTCTCACCTGTGGCAGTGCTCCGCTCCATGTGGTCCTATTTCGAGAAACTCAAGGGCACCGGCAGCTCGCCGGTGCTGCTGGCGGTGGACGATGCCCACCATCTGGATGACGCCTCCGCGGGCGTTCTCGCCGAGGTGATTTCGGCCGGATGGGCAACGGTGGTGGCCGCCGCCCGCCCGCGGCCGGGCCTGCCGCAGCCCCTGGACCAGCTTTGGTATGACGGCCTGGCCGAGCGCGTGGACCTCCGTCCCCTCAACCATGAACAGATCGAGGAAGTCCTGGCCCACATCCTTGATGGGACAGTGCCGGGTGCCACCGTGGATGCCATCTGGAATGCTTCCGGGGGAAATCCCCGGTTGCTTGATGCCCTGCTCCATGACGCCGCTGAAGCGGGCGTGCTGGCCAAGCGCAACGGAATCTGGATGCTGTTGGGTGAGCTGCCCGCGGACGGTGCCCGGCTCGCAGCAGTGGTGGCCAAAGACCATCTCCGGCGGGGGCCCGAGGAACAGGAAGCCCTGAAGCTCATTGCCCTGGCCGGGCCGGTGGGCCGAAAGGTCATCGAAGATATCAGCGGGGCAGCAGTGGTCCGTTCCCTGTTGGACCAGCAGATGATCGTGGAGGCTCCTGGCATCCCCGCTGAACTTTCCATGTGGAACGGGCTTTTCGCCGGGGCCATCCGGAACACCGTTTCCGTCTCCCGCAGCCTCCAGTTACTCGAAAAGGTCAAAGCCCACCAGAATCCCACCCTGCTGCAGGGGGAGGGCCGGCTGCGGTCGGTGGAATGGGCCCTGGAGTGTGGCATCCGGGTCAGCGACGAGGAAATGCTGGCGGCAGCGAAAGAGGCCTTGCTGAGGTTCCGCAACCACAGTGCGCGTTCCATTGCCGCCCGCATCCACCACCCCCCGCTGGTTCCGCTGGCCCAGGCCATCCAGGCCCGGGCGCTGTACAACGAAGGGGCGTATGCTGACGCAGCGGCACTCCTGGACGGATGCTGGCTTCCGTTGGCAGATGACACCGAGGGGCCGGCCGTCCTGATGCTCAGGGTTTCGGCGCACCAAGCCCTTGGCCGTTCCGTGGGTGTTGTGGCAGATGACGTCGAAAGACACCCAGCACTGTCCGGCGGTGAGGACAGTTGGCAGGAAGAGCTCCTGCACCTTCTGCAACTCGGCGCCGACGTGAATGTCGCGGCCTTGGAGGACGCCGTCAACGGGATGCGGACGCGCCGCACCGGAACAGCGGGGGAACCGCTGCGGGCCCTGGCTGAGGGGCTCCTTGCCCATGCCCTGGCCTCCGCCGGGCGTCCCGTGGAGGGTCTCGAGGCGGCCCTGCTGGCCGCCTCGGAGCTGCCACCGCTGGAAGGCAGCCTGTTCTTCTTCCCTGAATTCGTGCTGGGGAGGCTCGTCTCCGACTACCTGGCCATGGGCGAATGGGAGTCGGCGGAGCGGGAGATTAACCATTACGCCGCGGCCAACAGCCCGGGGGCAGCAACCTTCAACGGGAGCCTGCAGCTGCTCCAGGGCTACTCGCTGCTCCGCCAGGGGAGGATGGAGCGTGCCTACCAGGTCCTGCTGCCGGCCGTGGAGGCGCTGAGGCTCAACGACCCCCTGCAGCTGTACCGGTTTGGCAGTGCCCTGGGCTTCTATGCAGCAGCCCGGCTTGGGGATGCCGAACAGGCGCGGCGCCTGGAACAGGACCACAAAGACGCCGCAGCCGGCTGGCCCGCCCACGATCTCCTCGCCGAGGCCTACGTGGCCGCCGCCGCCGAGTACCTGGCCCGTGACGGCAAGGGCCTGGCCGCACTGCAGACCCTGATGACCACCACGGAGGCTTCCGCGCGCACCGGCAACCTCCTCGAAGTCCTGGCCATGTGCTGGGACCTGGGGGATCCCTCGGTGGTGCCCATGGTGCAGGCCGCCGCCCGTGGCGTGGAAGGCCGGTGGGCGGAAGCCCTGCTGACCCTGGCCACCGCCTGGGAGGGTGCAGACGGCGACACCCTGATGGCAACGGCTGCCTCGCTGGAGGAGGCAGGCTTTGTGAACCTGGCCCGGGAAGCCTATGCCCGTGCCAGTACCGTGCTGGAGCAGGTCGGAGAACGGCGCAGGTCCCGGCAGGCCGTAGCCCAGCGGGAGAAGTGCGACCACGAACTGGGTGAACGGTTCCGGGAAGGCCGCTTCATTGCAGCGGCGCCGGCCGTCCGCCTCACCCGGCGTGAGCAGGACATCGTGGAGCTGGCAGTACAGGGCCTGACGGACCGGGAAATCGCCCAGCGGCTCATGGTCTCCGTCCGGACGGTGGAAGGCCACCTCTACCGGACCTACGTCAAGCTTGGCGTCCGGAGCCGCGACGAGCTCGAGTCGGCCCTGCCCAAGTAG
- a CDS encoding LuxR C-terminal-related transcriptional regulator, which produces MPARSAHLDAVRTALTSENSLGVVITGPRGVGKSSLARAAVADLGPDIWSLQLRSGPSGSATPYGCLSFLLARLPQAYMGSPTAILRGITSLIRSDAAGRPCVITLDTSACIDDMSAGVLLNVLLTGTAKIVAVAPNSSDLPADFHWLLTDRKLTEVRLSNLNELQTRQVLLSLLGHRVASSLVSTYHQMVGGNPLLLKALVTEQQLSGNLVLSDSVWTLRDKVVLDGAASLDDIVRSRWSRETPEAREVIEMLSCARRVELSSLTAIYGADVVADMEDGALLEIDDSENRWVSLREKYIGDVVRTWLSISRRRELRNVLLGGREPDPATMTVDELMSFAAWTHECEAELAPALALAAAEAAVQLFDPRFALTYAEMVQRTDAGWASAQRQKAAAYLQLDMPDQALAALESISRPELEALDPEEYAQVVAAKARVMRYIPEHEGKVPELLATAREWLDRTAQHPVWPAPAAVATNRISLSEFEYQAHTGDYAAMIPALERAADPAANPDTAFRFQSAITLMSALALTGREMDALSLMRQLGGQLTDASHVVGLRERYTREAYFVLLVAGQWRRCIDLLSPFSTGQPHRLPYRSAATELAAGVAFAFSGRGEAALEPLISAAAQLELQPVQAALRTAYAATALAYAQTGNAAFARKYLAKLQRTSGKAGFATESIIEFCALVAGRWLGDSEAVAGLKQGGRRNLEAGRHTLGGMYLLAATVNGSDTDFRLLEDIAGHRQGPLAEVSRLIALGSRTKDAKALLAGGELAATLELDAVEARCMALAVDFARQDGDALSARTAQARLDILAATVSNLPIVPSSGSPLLTSRERQIARMAGRGASNRDIAMEMGVSVRTVEGHLYQVFTKLGVTSRGDLTGLV; this is translated from the coding sequence ATGCCTGCACGAAGCGCCCACCTCGACGCCGTCCGCACCGCCCTGACCAGCGAAAACTCCTTGGGCGTGGTGATCACCGGCCCCAGGGGAGTGGGCAAGTCCTCCCTTGCCCGCGCTGCCGTGGCGGACCTTGGCCCCGATATCTGGTCCCTGCAGCTTCGGAGCGGGCCTTCGGGATCCGCCACCCCCTACGGTTGCCTGTCATTCCTGCTGGCACGGCTGCCGCAGGCCTACATGGGGTCGCCCACCGCCATCCTCAGGGGCATCACCTCACTGATCCGCAGCGACGCCGCCGGCAGGCCGTGCGTCATTACGCTGGACACGTCAGCCTGCATCGACGACATGAGCGCGGGCGTACTGCTGAACGTCCTGCTGACCGGCACCGCGAAAATCGTTGCCGTCGCCCCCAACTCCAGCGACCTCCCCGCTGACTTCCACTGGCTGCTGACGGACCGGAAGCTGACCGAAGTACGGCTCAGCAACCTCAACGAGCTCCAAACCAGGCAGGTGCTGCTGTCGCTGCTGGGACACCGGGTCGCTTCCTCCCTGGTCAGCACCTACCACCAGATGGTGGGCGGAAATCCGCTGCTGCTCAAAGCCCTTGTCACCGAACAGCAGCTCTCCGGAAACCTGGTCCTCTCCGATTCGGTCTGGACGCTGCGGGACAAGGTGGTGCTCGACGGCGCCGCCAGCCTTGATGACATCGTCCGCTCCCGCTGGTCACGGGAAACTCCCGAAGCCCGGGAGGTCATCGAGATGCTCTCCTGCGCCCGGCGGGTGGAATTGTCGAGCCTCACCGCGATCTATGGCGCGGATGTGGTTGCGGACATGGAGGACGGTGCGCTGCTCGAGATCGACGACTCCGAGAACCGCTGGGTGTCGCTGCGGGAGAAATACATCGGGGACGTTGTCAGGACCTGGCTGAGCATCTCCCGGCGTCGCGAGCTTCGCAACGTACTCCTGGGCGGCAGGGAGCCGGACCCGGCAACCATGACGGTGGATGAACTGATGTCGTTCGCCGCCTGGACCCACGAGTGCGAAGCCGAACTGGCTCCTGCGCTGGCGCTGGCGGCCGCCGAGGCCGCAGTCCAGCTCTTCGACCCCCGGTTCGCCCTGACTTATGCGGAGATGGTGCAGCGGACCGATGCCGGATGGGCGTCCGCGCAGCGGCAAAAGGCTGCGGCATACCTGCAGCTGGACATGCCGGACCAGGCCTTGGCAGCCCTGGAAAGTATTTCCCGGCCCGAGCTCGAGGCCCTCGATCCCGAAGAGTATGCCCAGGTGGTCGCCGCCAAGGCGCGGGTGATGCGCTACATCCCTGAGCATGAGGGCAAGGTCCCCGAACTGCTGGCCACCGCCAGGGAATGGCTTGACAGGACGGCGCAGCATCCGGTCTGGCCTGCACCGGCAGCCGTGGCAACCAACCGCATCTCCTTGAGCGAATTCGAATACCAGGCCCATACCGGCGATTACGCTGCCATGATTCCCGCGCTGGAACGGGCGGCCGATCCCGCGGCCAACCCGGACACCGCCTTCCGGTTCCAGTCAGCCATCACCCTGATGAGCGCCCTGGCGCTGACCGGGCGGGAGATGGACGCATTGAGCCTCATGCGCCAACTCGGCGGCCAGCTCACTGACGCCTCGCACGTCGTTGGGCTCCGTGAGCGCTACACAAGGGAGGCCTACTTCGTCCTGCTGGTGGCGGGCCAGTGGCGGCGCTGCATCGACCTCCTCAGCCCCTTCAGCACCGGCCAGCCCCACCGGCTGCCGTACCGGAGCGCCGCCACCGAACTCGCGGCCGGGGTGGCTTTCGCTTTCTCGGGTCGGGGCGAGGCGGCCCTTGAACCCCTGATCTCCGCCGCTGCGCAGCTGGAGCTGCAGCCGGTCCAGGCGGCCCTGCGAACGGCGTACGCTGCCACGGCCTTGGCCTATGCGCAGACCGGGAACGCCGCTTTTGCCCGCAAGTACCTGGCCAAGCTGCAAAGGACATCCGGCAAGGCAGGGTTCGCGACCGAGAGCATCATCGAGTTCTGTGCCCTCGTCGCCGGGCGCTGGCTGGGCGACTCCGAGGCCGTGGCCGGACTGAAACAGGGTGGCCGCCGAAACCTGGAAGCAGGCAGGCACACCCTGGGCGGCATGTACCTGTTGGCTGCAACCGTGAATGGCAGCGATACCGACTTCCGCCTCCTGGAGGACATCGCAGGCCACCGCCAGGGTCCGCTGGCCGAAGTTTCACGGCTGATTGCCCTCGGGAGCAGGACGAAGGATGCCAAGGCGCTGCTTGCCGGCGGGGAACTCGCAGCGACCCTGGAGCTGGATGCCGTTGAGGCCCGGTGCATGGCGTTGGCGGTTGATTTCGCCCGGCAGGACGGGGACGCCCTCTCGGCAAGGACTGCGCAGGCGCGGCTGGACATCCTGGCCGCCACCGTGTCCAACCTGCCCATCGTGCCCAGCAGCGGGAGCCCGCTGTTGACCAGCCGGGAACGGCAAATTGCCCGGATGGCGGGCCGCGGCGCCTCAAACCGTGACATCGCCATGGAAATGGGCGTGTCGGTCCGCACCGTGGAAGGCCACCTGTACCAGGTCTTCACTAAGCTGGGCGTGACTTCAAGGGGTGATCTGACTGGACTCGTCTAA
- a CDS encoding SCO4848 family membrane protein, translating into MQLPVFAALVLIVAGVWSLVVWPQFLRRVMKDPRARDAAGKATKFLTVHVVLVGISMVLGLATAVIGVLSLLG; encoded by the coding sequence GTGCAGCTTCCCGTCTTCGCCGCGCTGGTCCTCATTGTTGCCGGCGTTTGGTCGCTGGTGGTGTGGCCGCAGTTCCTGCGCCGCGTCATGAAGGATCCGCGCGCCCGTGATGCCGCCGGCAAGGCAACGAAGTTCCTGACCGTGCACGTGGTGCTGGTGGGCATCTCCATGGTGCTCGGGCTGGCCACCGCCGTGATCGGGGTCCTCAGCCTGCTTGGCTGA
- a CDS encoding SufS family cysteine desulfurase — protein sequence MAVVSTPATLERAVPAVDNAEVLRIRNDFPVLDQLVNGQPLVYLDSGATSQNPLSVIEAEQEFYEQRNAAVHRGAHHLAVEATEAFEDARQTMADFIGADYVETIWTSNATEGLNLLSYALSNAGLWAAQGRGDQALKGLALKPGDEIVVTEMEHHANLIPWQELAFRTGATLRFIPIADDGSLRMDQAAAIIGPRTKVLAFTHASNVLGIINPVQELTALGHDAGALVVLDACQSAPHLPLDVKELDVDFAVFSGHKMLAPTGIGVLYGRQELLDILPPFLTGGSMITTVTMERAEYLPAPQRFEAGTQRISQAIALAAAANYLTETGLDRIHRWEADLGQRIVAGLEGIPGIRVLGPAAGKERIGLAAFDVEGVHAHDVGQFLDSRGIAVRVGHHCAQPLHRRLGLTATTRASAYLYNTTDDVDRFLEAVAGVRAYFRA from the coding sequence TTGGCCGTAGTATCAACGCCAGCCACGCTGGAACGTGCCGTCCCGGCCGTGGATAACGCCGAGGTGCTGCGCATCCGCAACGACTTCCCGGTCCTTGACCAACTGGTCAACGGGCAGCCACTGGTGTACCTGGACTCGGGGGCCACCTCGCAGAACCCGTTGAGCGTCATCGAAGCCGAGCAGGAGTTCTACGAACAGCGGAACGCCGCCGTTCACCGGGGTGCCCACCACCTGGCGGTGGAGGCAACGGAAGCCTTCGAGGATGCCCGGCAGACCATGGCCGACTTCATCGGCGCCGACTACGTGGAAACCATCTGGACGTCGAACGCCACCGAGGGCTTGAACCTCCTGTCCTACGCACTGTCCAATGCCGGGCTATGGGCGGCCCAGGGGCGAGGGGACCAGGCGCTGAAGGGATTGGCGCTGAAGCCCGGCGATGAGATCGTGGTGACGGAAATGGAGCACCACGCCAACCTGATTCCATGGCAGGAACTGGCATTCCGCACCGGGGCCACCCTCCGCTTCATACCCATCGCGGATGATGGCAGCCTCCGCATGGACCAGGCCGCGGCCATAATTGGCCCACGCACCAAGGTCCTTGCCTTCACCCACGCCTCCAACGTCCTGGGAATTATCAACCCGGTGCAGGAACTGACGGCCCTGGGGCACGACGCCGGCGCCCTGGTGGTCCTGGACGCCTGCCAGTCCGCACCGCACTTGCCCCTGGACGTCAAGGAGCTGGACGTGGACTTCGCAGTCTTCTCCGGCCATAAGATGCTTGCCCCCACCGGAATCGGGGTGCTGTACGGCCGGCAGGAGCTCCTGGACATCCTGCCGCCGTTCCTCACTGGCGGATCGATGATCACCACGGTCACCATGGAACGGGCGGAGTACCTTCCGGCGCCCCAGCGTTTCGAGGCCGGGACCCAGCGCATTTCCCAGGCAATTGCCCTCGCGGCCGCGGCCAACTACCTGACCGAAACGGGGCTGGACCGCATCCACCGGTGGGAGGCAGACCTTGGCCAGCGCATCGTGGCGGGCCTGGAAGGCATCCCCGGCATCCGGGTCCTGGGCCCGGCCGCTGGGAAGGAACGGATTGGCCTTGCCGCGTTCGACGTCGAAGGTGTCCATGCCCACGACGTGGGGCAGTTCCTGGACTCCCGCGGCATTGCCGTCCGAGTGGGGCACCATTGCGCCCAGCCGCTGCACCGGCGCCTTGGCCTGACCGCCACCACCCGCGCCAGCGCCTACCTCTACAACACCACCGACGACGTGGACCGCTTCCTTGAAGCCGTGGCCGGCGTCCGGGCCTACTTCCGCGCCTAG
- the sufU gene encoding Fe-S cluster assembly sulfur transfer protein SufU produces the protein MSLDQLYQQIILDHSKARHGSGLAATEAPEGTSTGQSHQLNPVCGDEVTLRLAVQEGKVAQIAWDGAGCSISMASASVLSDLAEGMTVAELHEVIDSFREVLRSRGKVHADPELLGDAAAFEGVARYAARVKCAMISWVAAEDALNQAA, from the coding sequence ATGAGCCTCGACCAGCTGTACCAGCAGATCATCCTTGACCACTCAAAGGCCCGCCACGGCAGCGGCCTGGCCGCCACGGAAGCGCCGGAGGGCACGTCCACCGGGCAATCCCACCAGCTTAACCCGGTGTGCGGGGACGAGGTCACGCTCCGGCTTGCGGTCCAGGAGGGCAAAGTGGCCCAGATTGCCTGGGACGGGGCGGGCTGCTCCATTTCCATGGCGTCCGCATCTGTCCTGTCCGACCTCGCCGAAGGCATGACGGTGGCCGAACTCCATGAAGTTATCGACAGCTTCCGGGAAGTCCTGCGCTCCCGGGGCAAGGTCCACGCCGATCCCGAACTGCTGGGGGACGCCGCCGCCTTCGAGGGCGTGGCCCGCTACGCGGCCCGGGTCAAGTGCGCCATGATTTCCTGGGTGGCAGCCGAGGACGCGCTCAACCAGGCAGCGTGA
- a CDS encoding 50S ribosomal protein L25/general stress protein Ctc, with translation MSEQKLAAELRTEFGKGYARRARMANLIPAVIYGHGAEPIHVTLPAKATTLAVRTANALLSLDINGEGHLALVKDIQRDPVKQIIEHIDLLTVRQGEKVTVDVPVHVEGETAPGTVHNLELTVVSLEAEATHLPESVVVSIEGRGAGEHIHGSDLVLPKGTVLLTDAEALVINISEAVEIAEETETEAAAEGAAAEAPAAEEAAAE, from the coding sequence ATGTCTGAGCAGAAGCTCGCAGCAGAACTGCGCACCGAATTTGGCAAGGGCTACGCCCGCCGCGCACGGATGGCCAACCTGATCCCCGCCGTCATCTACGGCCACGGCGCAGAGCCCATCCACGTCACCCTCCCGGCCAAGGCCACCACCCTCGCGGTCCGCACCGCCAACGCCCTGCTGTCCCTGGACATCAACGGCGAAGGCCACCTGGCCCTGGTCAAGGACATCCAGCGCGATCCCGTAAAGCAGATCATCGAGCACATCGACCTCCTGACCGTCCGCCAGGGCGAAAAGGTCACGGTTGACGTTCCGGTCCACGTTGAAGGCGAAACCGCCCCCGGCACCGTCCACAACCTGGAACTGACCGTCGTGTCCCTCGAAGCCGAGGCCACCCACCTGCCCGAGTCCGTCGTCGTCAGCATCGAAGGCCGCGGCGCCGGCGAGCACATCCACGGCTCCGACCTGGTCCTGCCCAAGGGCACCGTCCTGCTGACCGACGCCGAGGCACTGGTCATCAACATCTCCGAGGCCGTTGAAATCGCCGAGGAAACTGAAACCGAAGCTGCCGCCGAGGGCGCAGCAGCGGAAGCTCCTGCAGCAGAAGAAGCCGCAGCAGAGTAA
- the pth gene encoding aminoacyl-tRNA hydrolase — protein sequence MTDTWLIVGLGNPGTQYHGNRHNVGQMVLDELAGRIGAGFKTHKARAQVLEGRLGIGGPRVVLAKPMTYMNVSGGPVSALANFYGIPADHVVAVHDEIDIPFNTVKLKLGGGEGGHNGLRDISKALGTKDYLRVRVGVGRPPGRMDTADFVLRDFGTAEHKELPFLLDDAADAVETLLREGLTAAQQKFHPAKTEIRPPES from the coding sequence ATGACTGACACCTGGCTGATCGTTGGCCTCGGCAACCCCGGCACGCAGTACCACGGCAACAGGCACAACGTCGGCCAGATGGTGCTCGATGAACTCGCCGGCCGCATCGGTGCCGGCTTCAAGACCCACAAAGCCCGCGCCCAGGTCCTCGAAGGCCGGCTGGGCATCGGCGGCCCCAGGGTGGTCCTGGCGAAGCCAATGACCTACATGAACGTATCCGGTGGCCCCGTGTCCGCCCTGGCCAACTTCTATGGCATCCCCGCAGACCATGTTGTCGCGGTGCATGACGAAATCGATATTCCCTTCAACACGGTCAAACTCAAACTCGGTGGCGGCGAAGGCGGCCATAACGGGTTGCGGGACATCTCCAAGGCGCTCGGCACCAAGGACTACCTCCGGGTGCGCGTAGGGGTGGGACGGCCGCCCGGACGGATGGACACTGCCGACTTTGTTCTACGCGACTTCGGCACCGCGGAGCACAAGGAATTACCCTTCCTGCTGGACGATGCCGCCGACGCCGTGGAGACCCTGCTCCGTGAGGGGCTCACCGCCGCGCAGCAGAAGTTCCACCCTGCCAAAACGGAAATACGCCCACCGGAATCGTAA
- a CDS encoding DUF2505 domain-containing protein, whose protein sequence is MALSATTTLPHPVDSVAAVLVNEDFQRHVSQLVGGSLESFTVDGDIAGAFNTTSVRTLPTTRLPEIARKFVGENLKVTQVENWEAPAADGSRQSNISLKIAGAPVDVTAVQRLVADAGGTRVELEGAVKSSVPFLGGKIADAAEPMVAKALNLQAAQAQAWLESH, encoded by the coding sequence ATGGCGCTGAGCGCAACCACCACCCTTCCGCACCCCGTTGACAGCGTTGCCGCTGTGCTGGTGAACGAGGATTTCCAGCGCCACGTCAGCCAGCTGGTGGGTGGCAGCCTCGAGTCCTTCACCGTGGACGGCGACATCGCCGGGGCTTTCAACACCACCTCCGTGCGCACCCTGCCCACCACCCGGCTGCCCGAAATCGCCCGGAAGTTCGTTGGCGAAAACCTCAAGGTGACCCAGGTGGAGAACTGGGAAGCACCCGCGGCGGACGGGTCACGCCAGAGCAACATCTCGCTGAAGATCGCCGGCGCTCCCGTGGACGTCACCGCCGTCCAGCGGCTGGTGGCCGACGCCGGCGGAACCCGCGTGGAACTTGAGGGCGCCGTGAAGTCCTCCGTGCCGTTCCTCGGCGGCAAGATCGCCGACGCCGCCGAGCCCATGGTGGCCAAGGCGCTGAACCTGCAGGCCGCCCAGGCGCAGGCCTGGCTGGAAAGCCACTAG